Genomic window (Leptospira kirschneri serovar Cynopteri str. 3522 CT):
GCCTGAAGAAACAAAACAAGGTGTGATTCCTGAAGAGCAGCTGAGGGAAGAAAACGATAAATATAAAAACGTAAATAAGGGAAGAGCTAAAGAAAAAACACCGAAAGTTTCGACTACACTATCCAAAGAGGAAACAAACGTCTACAAAGAGGAAGAACCAAAAAAGGAAAGGATGAAAGATTGGGAAGACAAACCTGAAAAAGTTGATCGGAAAACTGAAAGGCGTTCCCCTAAAAAATCTAAGATCAAAAAACATTCTACCTCTAAAATTGGAAAAAAAATTCGATCCTTAGAGAACAGGGTAGATCGTTTAGAAAGAAAATTAGGAATTTCTCATATAAAGAAAAAACATAAAACTCATAAAGTAGATCGAAGAAGTTTAGAAAAAAGGGTTCAAAAGTTAGAAAGGGAAATGGAGAGACTAAAAATAAAAGAATAATATGGGAATTTTAGAGAGTTATCAAAAAATTTACAAGGAACTTCAACAACTCAGACCAGAAAATCCTCCTACTCTCATAGCCGTTTCTAAGTTTCAACCGATCGAAAAAATCAAAGAAGCGATTGGATGTGGAGTCGTTCATTTCGGTGAAAATAGAATTCAAGAAGGAATCGAAAAATTTTCACAGTGGTTGGAAAATAAAAATAAGTCTCTGATTTTACATCATATCGGACCGGTTCAAAGTGGAACTTTGCGAAAGTTGTTTTCAGGATATTCATACGCGCACGGAGTGGGAAGTGCTGGGATCGTAAATGAACTTCTAACTAGAGCAATAAAAGAAGAAAAAAAGATCTTATACTTTTTACAAACGAACTTAACTGGAGAAAGTACAAAACACGGTTTCGAAAGAAAAGAACTGATCGAACTTTTAAAACAAAAAGAAAAATTGTCTAATACTTACTGCAAGTTAGAGGGACTCATGGTAATGGGGCCTTCGGATGGAGATCTTATTAAAACCAGGGAAGTTTTTCGGGAACTTTCTAAATTCAAAAAAGATTATATACCGGAAGCGAAACTTTCTATGGGAATGTCTGGAGATTATAAAATCGCTATCGAAGAAGGAAGCGACTTTGTCAGGATCGGAAGTGCGATTTTTGGAGAAAGAAACTGATATGAAATATACGATAGGAATCGCTGGTTGCGGAAATATGGGAGGAGCTATTTATTTCTCTCTTAAAGAACGTTATCCGACACAGTTATTGGGATACGATCCTTATATAACTTCCAATCAAAAAATAGAACTTATATCTTCCTGGGATGAATTTGTTTCTAAGTCCGATTTAATACTCGTTTGTGTAAAACCTGGAAAGGTGATCGAACTTTTAAAACAAATCAAGGTTCCTAAAAAAATTATATCTGTTGCCGCTGGAATCCATATCGATACGATTCTAAAAAATCTTCCGACGGGATCCAGGGTAGTAAGGGTAATGCCCAATTTACCTTTACTAGTTTCTGAAGGCGCGATCGGGTTTTTCGGAGACGAAGAGTTATACGAAACCGTTTCCGAGATTTTTCAGCCTTTAGGACATTCCGTGAAACTAAGCAACGAAATTCTCATGGATGCCGTTACTGGACTTTCCGGATCGGGGCCGGCTTATGTTTTTAAATTTATACAAGCCTTGGCAGAAGGTGGGGTTCTTTCCGGTTTGGGATATCAAGAGGCGTTGGATCTTAGCATACAAACAGTAATCGGTTCTGCACAGCTTCTTAGAAAGGAAAGAGAAAAAGATCCGACAACTCATCCAGAAGTGTGGAAAAATAAGGTAACTTCCCCAGGCGGAACTACCATTGCTGGACTTGTGGAATTAGAAAAAAACGGATTTAACAATGCGGTCTTAGAGGCGGTGAAAGCGGCAACGAATCGTTCTAAAGAACTAGGAATTTAAAATCTTTTAAACAAAAAATATATACTTGTTTCTAATTCATTTGGATCTGTTTTTCAATATATACTAAAATTTATAAAAATGTAGAAATTACTTTCAACAAGGGTTTCAAAACCCATAAATGAATTTAGAAAATTAGAAAGTATATTTTTAAAAGTATGAGTTCTTACAATTTTCAAAATTTATCTGTAAAACCCAAATTTGTGGTAGTTCCCACATCTAACTTTTTACGGAAAAATTCAGCTTTATAAAAGTTCATCGAATTACGTTAGTGAATTTCGTTCGTAGTATTATAAGTAGAAGAACTACTTTTAAATATAAGATCGTAACTTGTAAGAGTTCCCACATTTTAACAATGGATAATTCAAAACGATAAATTTACAGTTTTGTATGAGTTTTCATATAATTAACGTGAGTTTGACTTAAGAAAATGAGAAATAATTTTCTAAGTATGAGTTCTTACAATTTGTTCGTAAGATCCTAATTTGTGGTAGTTCCCACATTTTAGGAATTGATCTACAAAATTTAGATTTCAACTTTTTTCAGAAAAATGAATTCCTTACACGATACACGTTAATTGAGATTTAGTGATTTAGAAAAAATAGTGTTTTGTGACTAATTTTGTGAATCAAAAGATATAAAACGAAAATTTAGATTTTATTTTGATTCCAAAAATAAAAAAGAAAGCAAACTTTTTATAAAAAGCTGTTGTTATAGATGAAATTAACTCTTTGGATTAAAATTTATCTTGAAAAGTAAAGTGGAAGGATTAAAACACTAGCGCGGACAGGATTCGAACCTATGACCTTTGGGTTATGAGCCCAACGAGCTACCAGCTGCTCCACCGCGCGGTGTCTACGGGCAAGTATTGGTGGATGGGTCTTGAAAGCAAGAATAAATCGACAAAAAGAATTGATTTTTATGAAAAATTGGTCTGATAATCTTCGTAAAAAAGAAATCACAAGAATGAAAAAGATCGCCGGATATGTTCGGCGTAAAATTGGAAAATACTCCCTTAGTATCTAGAGACTGGAGAACCAACCGTTTGATCAGTAAAGAAAACGATCCCTTGATGATAGAATATCTGGAAAAGAAAATCTATGATCAAAAACAATTATTAGAAATTAGTAAAGCTTTAAATTCCACATTAGATTATAAATATCTAATGGATGCGATTTTAAATATCTGTCTTGCTCAGCTTCAGACTCTACAGGCTGCGATTTATGTCAGTCCGGAAGCGGATTCCGATTTTTTCGAGTTGGATCCAAGTTATAAAGGGTTTGATCTTTCCGAAAACGAAAAATCTTTTCGAATTAAAACAAATGCTGCTTTGATTCAATTTTTAGAAACTAGAATGAAAGCAATGACTGTAAATCAAATCGAAGAGAATATGGGTAGGGCTGTAAACGAGGTAGATTTTTTGAGAGGAATCGGAGCCGATCTGATCATTCCATTGAACGCAAAAGGAAAAGTGAATGGACTTTTGGTTCTAGGAGAGAAAATGACCATGAATGAGGTCCAAGAAGAGGATAGAGACTTTCTAACAACTCTTTCTACTCTTGCCGGAATTGCGGTGGAAAACTCAAGACTCTACGAACTCGCTACGGTAGATATGATGACCGGACTTAAAGTACATCATTATTTTCAGACAAAACTTAAAGAAGAAATGGATCGTTGCAGAAAGAAAAAATCCTATCTTACTCTTTTGTTCACAGACGTGGATAATTTTAAGAAGTTCAATGATACTCATGGACATCAGGCAGGAGATCAGGTTTTAATCGAAGTGGCTAAACAATTGATCCGTCAAGCAGGGAAACACGATATTCCAGCGAGATATGGAGGAGAGGAATTTTGTTTGGTAATGCCCGGTGCGGATCTGGAAAGAGGATACGAAATGGGGGAAACGATTCGCAAAGCGGTAGAATCCAGTTCTGTGAAAAATCCAAACGGAGGTCCCGATTTAAAGGTTACTCTTTCGGTTGGTGTATCTGAGTTTTGGCCTAAGGATAGAAATAACAGAGATTTGATTGAAAGAGCAGATAAGGCGCTTTATACGGCTAAACATTCCGGTAAAAATCGTACTGTTTGTTACAAAGAAAATTAGAGAAAACTACTATTGTTATAGAATAAATTTTGAATTCGATGACCATTTTTAAAACTAGGATTTAAACCAAACATTTAATCTTGGATTTCAATAGAAGTTTTTTGAATCTAATTTTAAAAGGATTTTTGTTTGTTAACGCAAAGGTTCCACTGAAAGAATTCGTTTCTTAAATCTTTGTTTTTATAGTAAAAAATAAAAATGAATGTAGGGGATTTTATTTTGTAGTTTATTTCTATATAATAGAATACTAATGAATTTAGAGCCGAATCCTCGTTTCGGCATTCTACTTTATAGTTCTGCAGTTAAACTTTGAAAGTGTAGGAACTATTACTTTTTCTGAATTTCCGGCCGACGTTTTTATTAGAGATCCTTCTGGTTTTAAAAAAAGTTTTTGAAATAAATTCTAGAAAAACTTTTCTTTTTGGAAAATATGCCGATCAGTACAGTATGGAAAAAAATCCTCTTCTGTACCAAATCCCCCTGACTCAGTTTGAAGAAAAAGAACTCACAAAACGAATCCAAGATAGGGCTCTCGGGAAAGAAAAATTTGATTTCTCTCCGTATTCTTGTTTTATAGAATATAAACCTGCGGACCCGATTACGGGAATCCAATATAGGGACTGCGTGATCGATTACACACGATGTTCCAATCAAAAATGTATCAAAAAGTTAACCTGAGGATATTTGTAGTTTTATCTTTTCTTTCTTGTTCTTTCATTCCTTCCAAAACGAAAGTGATTCCGATTTCGGGGGGAATGGAAATAACTCTTCCTTTTTATGTAAAAAGCGGATTTCGTTTTATTCAACTTTCTCTCTCACCGGATCAAAAACCTCTTCGTTTTTTGGTGGATACTGGTTCTAGATTTTCATTTTTGGATGAACGATACTTTACGGAATTGGATTCCAAAAAAAGGATTTCGGTTTCTTATCCGGGAGGTAAGGATGATTCCTACCGAAAAACCAAAACCATCCAATTGTTTCACAACGTATTTCCTATTTTTAAAGATATAACCGTGTATTCTCATAACTTTTCCGGCCATCTGGAATTGGACGGGATTATTGGTATTGATTCATTATATGATAAAATTATAATATTAGAATACCCGACTCAGATCCGTTTTCTGGAGATTTTGGACGGAAAACTTTCCTCAATCTCAAATTTATATGGACTAGAAAGAGATGCGGAACCACTACGTTTTGTTTCCGGTCTTCCCGTATTGGAAGTCAATTACGGTACTCAAGATAAATCTTTTCTAATTTTAGATACCGGAGCCGAGCCCAGCGTTTTGGAACTTCCTAATCCGTTACCCGGTATTGTAGAAGAGACTTTTTCGAGCAGATCGGTCTCGGTATTAAATTTTCAAGGAAAGGTTGTAAACATTCGAACTAAATTTGTTCGTAAACTTTGTTTGATTCCGACGTCTATTTGTGTTGAGGATCTGGAAATTCTTCCTTCTGGACTTCCGGTTGAACTTTCGAAGCCCTCCAGTGGGATTAGAATTCAAGGTGTTCTAGGTGTGAACTGGCTGAACAAACATAGAATTCTTTTGGACATGAAACGGAGTCTTATAGGTATAGTAGGGAAAGACCGATGAACAAAGGAAAAATCATAGTGGCGATGAGTGGGGGGGTAGATAGCGCGGTGACCGCCGGTTTGCTCATGGAAGATGGATACGAAGTGATCGGAGTTAATCTGAGAACTTGGGAATACGAAACTCCTGCCTGTGATACCACTAAAAAATCCTGCTGTTCTCCGGAGGATATTCGAGACGCTAGGGACGTTGGTATTTCCTTAAAAATTCCGTTTTACGTAATCAAGATGGAAAAGGTATTCCAAGAAAAAGTGATCGATCGTTTTATAGAAGACTATCAACACGGAAAAACTCCAAATCCTTGCGTGGAATGTAATACTTTTGTGAAGTTCGGAGCTCTTTTTGAAAAGGCCAAGGCGCTCGGAATCGATAAAATTGCAACCGGTCATTACGCCCGGATTGCGCGTAACGGAGAGCGTTACGCGATTGCCAATGGGATTGATACCGGAAAAAATCAGGCCTACTATTTGTACGGACTTTCTCAAGAAAATCTTAAAAACGTAATTTTTCCTCTCGGTGAAATGACAAAACCGGAAGTGAGGCAAATTGCAAGAAGGATGGGGCTTTCAGTCGCGGATAAATCAGAGTCTCAAGAAATTTGTTTTATTCCGGAGAACGATTACAGAAAATTTTTGGAAAAGAAAAACGTAGAGTTTACTCCCGGTTTTTTTAAACTGAAAGACGGTCGTATCGTAGGAAAACACAAGGGTCGTGAAAATTTTACGATCGGTCAGAGAAAGGGACTGGGAATCGCCTGGAAAAACCCTCTTTACGTAATTTCGATCGAAGATGACGGTTCCGTAATATTAGGAGAAGAGAATGAAACTTACAACGAATCTTTCTCCGTAATCGATCTAAACTTTCAAGGACTTGCTCCTTTGAACGAGGGAGAATCTCTAGAATGTAGGGTTCAGGTCCGTTACAGACATGTTCCGATCCGTTGTAATATTACAAAAATGAAAGAAGGACTTAGCGTTCATCCCCTAGAAGATGTAAGAGGAGTGACTCCTGGACAATCCGCGGTGTTTTATCCTTTGGACTCCGATTATTTACTGTTAGGTGGAATTATCTCCAAGGGAAGCATTCAAATGCGAATTACGGAACCTGCGATTTCTGTATTAAATTGAACGAGGATTTTCTTTTTTGTCTCTAAGTCATAAAATTACTGGAAAGACGATTTTGATCGTAGGAGGGGGGCTTTTACAGGTCCCCATCATTCAAACCGCTAAAATGATGAAACTTACCACCGTAGTCGCAGATATGAACGGTGAAGCTCCTGGTATGAAAATTTGCGACATTCCTATGGTGATGAGTACGAAAGATATTGAAGGAATGGTGAGAGAATCCAAAAAACTCGCCACTAAAATCAAAATCGACGGAGTGATTACCGCCGGAACCGATGCGAGTATGACCGTGGCTGCGGTTGCAAACGCTCTCGATCTTCCCGGAATTCGATACGTGGACGCGGAAGCCGCTTCTAACAAAGTAAAAATGCGGGAACGTTTGAAAAAAGCTGGAATTCCTCTCCCCGGTTTTGCTCCTGTATGGAGTCTTTCTGATACGAGAGACGCATTAGAATTTTTGAATTTTCCTCTCGTAATGAAACCCGCCGACAACATGGGTGCTCGAGGAGTTATCAAAGTAGAAAATAGGGAAGAGTTACAAGCCGCGTTTAAACACGCAAAAAAATATTCTCCTACGGGAGAGATGATTTTAGAAGAATATATGCCCGGTCCGGAAGTTTCCGTGGATGCTCTCACTTGGAACGGAAATTTTGTAATCACTGGAATTGCAGATAGAATTATCGAAAGAGAACCTTATTTTATAGAGATGGGGCATAACATGCCTTCCGCTTTGAGTCCTTCTATTTTAAAAGAAGTGGAAGAAGTAATGTTTCGAAGTATGAAGGCTCTTGGAATTACTCTTGGAGCCGGGAAGGGGGATATTAAAGTCACCCCGGACGGAGTTAAGGTAGGAGAAATCGCCGCGAGATTGTCAGGCGGTTTTATGTCCGCGTTTACCTTTCCTCTTTCTTCTGGAATTAACTTAAATCGGGCCGCCATCTTAATCGCGTTAGGTGAAGAACCGGACAATCTAACTCCTACCGCTAATAGAGTTTCCATAGAACGTTGTCTTTTGGCCCCTAGAGGAAAACTTATTTCCATCGATGGAATTGAGGAGACTCGTAAAATAGAAGGAGTCAACGATCTATTTTTTATGAATAAGATCGGTGATATTATCCAAGAACCTACGAATAACATTGAAAAGACGGGACACGTAATTATCAGTGCGGATACTTTAGATAAAGCCGAGGAGGTTTTTGAAAAAGTAAAAAACACGATTCGATTTACTTGTGACGAACTCTATTCTATTTCCGAAAAAGAAATTCAACAAAACGCCAGATTACGTTTTGGAAAAGAAGTATGCTGGGTTTGTAAAGTTTGTGACGGAACCGATTGTGCTTCTGGGGTTCCTGGAATGGGCGCTTTGGGAAAAATGCTTACTTTCCAGGATAATATCAACGCACTACGGGAATATTCGATTCTTCCTAAATACATTCGAGAACATACCCGGGCTTCGGCAGAAACTCACTTTCTTGGAAAAAAATTCAGAACCCCTGTAATGGCGGCTCCAATGACCGGAGCCGTTACGAATATGAACGGCGCTATGGATGAGTTTACGTTTGCGGCTACATTATTAGAAGGATGTCAGACTTCTGGAACCTTAGCATGGTTAGGTGATGGTGCCAGTCCGGAAAAATATTTGATTATGTTGGAAGCGATTCGTAAAACGAAAGCAGACGCGATTTTGATCTGTAAACCTAGAGAAGACGAGGTTCTTTTAAAGGAAAGATTTCAAGAATCCGAAAAATCTGGTCTTCTGGCGATCGGTATGGACGTAGACGCGGTCAATTTTAAGACGATGACTTTGAAAAATATTTCCTCGATTACCAGAAATGTTTCTAAACTTGCGAAAATTCGTTCTTTTACTAAGTTACCTTTTGTCGTCAAAGGTATCATGACCCCACAGGACGCGCTACTTGCAATCGATGCAGGTGCGGATTGTATAGTCGTATCCAATCACGGTGGAAGAGTTTTAGACGATATGCCTGGGACCGCTAGAGTTCTTTCTGGAATTAGAAATGTTATAGGTGATAAGATTCAGATTGTGGTGGATGGTGGAGTGAGAAGCGGCATGGACGTATTTAAGATGATCGCTTTGGGTGCGGATACGGTTCTAGTGGGAAGACCAATGGCGATTTTTGCGGTTGGGGGTGGAGTTGCCGGAGTTCGGTTTCTAATTTCACAATATACTGATAATCTTTTGCAGTCGATGAATGTTACTGGAACCGAAACTTTGAAAGATATTGGAATGGAGTTGCTCTTTCGGAAAAAAATTGACGAAGAAAATTCTCCGACTGAATGAGAAAATCGTTTTACTAACTTAAAATTTACGGTTTAATATTCGAACCGTAAATCTACGGGTCGTGTTCGGACGAAAGAATCATGGATAAGTTTATCAATGACGCAGAAGGAATTCATAAAATTCTTCAATCTCTTTTTACTAGACTTCCCGTAGTGATATTCGTAGACAATCGTCCACTTCCCGTAAGAGTAGCTGGTCTTAAAGATTCTTTTAGAATTGTAGTCACCCTTCCTCCTGGAATTCCTAACGAACAAAATCGAAAATTGTTTTTAGTTCATAATAATCATAGATTTGCGGCTTTTTGCACTGTCGAACTTCACAATCCTGCAAACAGTGTGGAACTTTTATTTACGAGTGTAATTCAAGTGACTATCGCTCAGAGAACTGAAAAAAGAGTTCATATAGATTCGGGATCTCAAATTACTCTTACGAATATCATCAATCAATATAAGGTTAGGAAAGCGATCGGATTTGCCGATAAAAAGATAGACGGAATCGTTAAGAAACACGCGAAACTTCTCAAGGAAACTTATCCTCTTTCCAGTATCTTTTTTTCGGACAAAATGGATAACAGACTCAGGTTGATGTACAATTTTGATAAGCCGATTTACGTTTTGGACCGTTATGCGAAATCAGATGGAAGTGCGGGTTTTCAATTTCTTACCTTTTCAGAATATCAAAAGTTGATTGCTGTAAATAACTTGGAATCAGGTATCGTTTCTGAAATTTCGATCATGATTCGATATAAAGGTTATACTCCATTGGGTTACGTTCAGATTCTTTCGGATAAGGAACTGAGTGCGAGCGATTTCAATACCGCTAATATTACCGCGAACTCGATTTCTAAAGAAATCATCGCTTCCGGTTTTTTTCAGGAATCCAAAGAGAAATGTAACGTGGACAATATATCCATGCAAGGAGTAGGTTTCTTTCATCATCAGTCTATTTTCTTTTCTAGAAGTTTTGCAGTAGGAGAAACCATTCTATTTGACATCAATTTTTCTGCGGAAAATAAGGGAACGTTTCGCGCGGTAATACGAAATATCACCAACACGGATAAAATGTTTCGAATCGGTTGCGAATTTTTTAACTTAAACGAAAGAGAAGAAAATATGATTCAAACTTATATCGATTCCAAGGAAAATCGAACCTGAGTTTTGTTTTGATCGATCCTATTATTTCCATCAAAGAAGAAGTGGGGACTTTATCTGAACGACTTCAGGTTCTAATTTCTAAAGAAGAATCCGGAACTAGACTCGATCATTTTCTTTCTAAAAAATTCACTTATCATTCTAGAACGGTTTGGCAAAAAGAAATTACCGAGGGGAGAATCCTTGTTTCTAGTAAAACGGTTAAACCGGGAGTTTCTCTTAAGGAAGGGGATTTAGTTTCTTATCATCCGATCCAAAAGGAAGAACCTCCGGTTAGAAACGATTATAAAATTCTTTATGAAGACGAGTTTTTTGTAGCGATTGATAAACCAGGTGATCTCCCGGTTCATCCCGCTGGAATCTATAGAAAAGGAAATCTTCTCACTTTTTTAAAGGAATCTGGCAAGTTTAAAGATTTATTTACGATACATCGGTTGGACAGGGAAACTTCGGGCGTGATATTGTTCGCTAAAAACTCGGAGATTGCTTCCAGTTTGTCTAAATCGTTTAGTTTAGGGAATATTCAAAAATATTATATTACAAAAGTATATGGAGATTTTCCCAAAAGAAAATCGGCGTATGGTATTTTAAAACCGGACCTTTCTTCTAAAATCAGGAAAAAGAGAACGTTTGTCCCTTTAAAATTTGATTTTTTAAAAAGAAATAAAAAATATCTATTTGATAATTCTATTATGGAGAAGCAGGAGGAGATTTCTTTGACTTACTTTCAAAAAGTTGAATTCGATAGGAGGCGCGAATCAAAATTCAAATTTTCTAAAATAGAGTTTCAATTTCAAAATACGAAGAATGAAAAAATGGGATCGGTTCTTTTAAACCAAGAGGATCATTCTATTTTATTATGCAGGCCGATTACGGGGCGTATGCATCAGATTAGAGCTACTTTGTTTAGTTTAGGTTTTCCGCTATTTGGAGATAAACTCTATGGAAAAGACGAAAAAGTTTTTTTAGAATTTATAGAAGGAAAAAATCCAGATCTGGTCGTTCGGTTGGGAATGAAAAGACAAGCGTTACATTCGTATGCAGTTTGTTTGAATCACCCGGTCACAAATAAAAAAATGAAAATTACGGCTCCTATTCCGGAGGATTTTTTGTGAATCCAGGATTGTTCGAATCTTTTATTCCTGTAATCGTTCTTGTGATGGGACTCGGTTATGCGGGAGTTGTGTTTGGAAATGGAACCGTGGATGGTCCCGCGCAGATGCTTTTGATTCTTTCCGGAACGGTTGCAAGTTTACTTGGAATTCGTCTTGGAGTAAAATGGGACGTTCTAGAAGAAAGAATTTTAGAATCTTTGAAAAATGTACTAAAACCTGTGCTCATTCTTCTATTGATCGGATCTCTAATAGGAGTTTGGATTTGGTCCGGAATTGTACCTTCTATGATTGTGTGGGGATTAAAAATTTTAAAACCTTCCTTCTTTTTGGTAACCGCTTGTGTTTTATCTTCCGTTGTTTCTTTAATTACTGGAAGTTCTTGGTCTACGGCGGGAACCGTAGGAGTTGCGTTGATGGGAATCGGAACCACGTTAGGCGTTCCTTCTGGAATCGCCGCGGGCGCCGTTGTATCGGGTGCATATTTTGGAGATAAACTTTCCCCGTTTTCGGAAACGACTAATCTGGCTTCTTCGATCGCTGGAACTCCACTTTTTACGCATATTCAACATATGTTATATACTACGATCCCCGCTTTTTGT
Coding sequences:
- a CDS encoding YggS family pyridoxal phosphate-dependent enzyme, with product MGILESYQKIYKELQQLRPENPPTLIAVSKFQPIEKIKEAIGCGVVHFGENRIQEGIEKFSQWLENKNKSLILHHIGPVQSGTLRKLFSGYSYAHGVGSAGIVNELLTRAIKEEKKILYFLQTNLTGESTKHGFERKELIELLKQKEKLSNTYCKLEGLMVMGPSDGDLIKTREVFRELSKFKKDYIPEAKLSMGMSGDYKIAIEEGSDFVRIGSAIFGERN
- a CDS encoding sensor domain-containing diguanylate cyclase, producing the protein MISKENDPLMIEYLEKKIYDQKQLLEISKALNSTLDYKYLMDAILNICLAQLQTLQAAIYVSPEADSDFFELDPSYKGFDLSENEKSFRIKTNAALIQFLETRMKAMTVNQIEENMGRAVNEVDFLRGIGADLIIPLNAKGKVNGLLVLGEKMTMNEVQEEDRDFLTTLSTLAGIAVENSRLYELATVDMMTGLKVHHYFQTKLKEEMDRCRKKKSYLTLLFTDVDNFKKFNDTHGHQAGDQVLIEVAKQLIRQAGKHDIPARYGGEEFCLVMPGADLERGYEMGETIRKAVESSSVKNPNGGPDLKVTLSVGVSEFWPKDRNNRDLIERADKALYTAKHSGKNRTVCYKEN
- the mnmA gene encoding tRNA 2-thiouridine(34) synthase MnmA, encoding MNKGKIIVAMSGGVDSAVTAGLLMEDGYEVIGVNLRTWEYETPACDTTKKSCCSPEDIRDARDVGISLKIPFYVIKMEKVFQEKVIDRFIEDYQHGKTPNPCVECNTFVKFGALFEKAKALGIDKIATGHYARIARNGERYAIANGIDTGKNQAYYLYGLSQENLKNVIFPLGEMTKPEVRQIARRMGLSVADKSESQEICFIPENDYRKFLEKKNVEFTPGFFKLKDGRIVGKHKGRENFTIGQRKGLGIAWKNPLYVISIEDDGSVILGEENETYNESFSVIDLNFQGLAPLNEGESLECRVQVRYRHVPIRCNITKMKEGLSVHPLEDVRGVTPGQSAVFYPLDSDYLLLGGIISKGSIQMRITEPAISVLN
- the proC gene encoding pyrroline-5-carboxylate reductase encodes the protein MKYTIGIAGCGNMGGAIYFSLKERYPTQLLGYDPYITSNQKIELISSWDEFVSKSDLILVCVKPGKVIELLKQIKVPKKIISVAAGIHIDTILKNLPTGSRVVRVMPNLPLLVSEGAIGFFGDEELYETVSEIFQPLGHSVKLSNEILMDAVTGLSGSGPAYVFKFIQALAEGGVLSGLGYQEALDLSIQTVIGSAQLLRKEREKDPTTHPEVWKNKVTSPGGTTIAGLVELEKNGFNNAVLEAVKAATNRSKELGI
- a CDS encoding alpha-hydroxy-acid oxidizing protein — protein: MSLSHKITGKTILIVGGGLLQVPIIQTAKMMKLTTVVADMNGEAPGMKICDIPMVMSTKDIEGMVRESKKLATKIKIDGVITAGTDASMTVAAVANALDLPGIRYVDAEAASNKVKMRERLKKAGIPLPGFAPVWSLSDTRDALEFLNFPLVMKPADNMGARGVIKVENREELQAAFKHAKKYSPTGEMILEEYMPGPEVSVDALTWNGNFVITGIADRIIEREPYFIEMGHNMPSALSPSILKEVEEVMFRSMKALGITLGAGKGDIKVTPDGVKVGEIAARLSGGFMSAFTFPLSSGINLNRAAILIALGEEPDNLTPTANRVSIERCLLAPRGKLISIDGIEETRKIEGVNDLFFMNKIGDIIQEPTNNIEKTGHVIISADTLDKAEEVFEKVKNTIRFTCDELYSISEKEIQQNARLRFGKEVCWVCKVCDGTDCASGVPGMGALGKMLTFQDNINALREYSILPKYIREHTRASAETHFLGKKFRTPVMAAPMTGAVTNMNGAMDEFTFAATLLEGCQTSGTLAWLGDGASPEKYLIMLEAIRKTKADAILICKPREDEVLLKERFQESEKSGLLAIGMDVDAVNFKTMTLKNISSITRNVSKLAKIRSFTKLPFVVKGIMTPQDALLAIDAGADCIVVSNHGGRVLDDMPGTARVLSGIRNVIGDKIQIVVDGGVRSGMDVFKMIALGADTVLVGRPMAIFAVGGGVAGVRFLISQYTDNLLQSMNVTGTETLKDIGMELLFRKKIDEENSPTE
- a CDS encoding PilZ domain-containing protein; the protein is MDKFINDAEGIHKILQSLFTRLPVVIFVDNRPLPVRVAGLKDSFRIVVTLPPGIPNEQNRKLFLVHNNHRFAAFCTVELHNPANSVELLFTSVIQVTIAQRTEKRVHIDSGSQITLTNIINQYKVRKAIGFADKKIDGIVKKHAKLLKETYPLSSIFFSDKMDNRLRLMYNFDKPIYVLDRYAKSDGSAGFQFLTFSEYQKLIAVNNLESGIVSEISIMIRYKGYTPLGYVQILSDKELSASDFNTANITANSISKEIIASGFFQESKEKCNVDNISMQGVGFFHHQSIFFSRSFAVGETILFDINFSAENKGTFRAVIRNITNTDKMFRIGCEFFNLNEREENMIQTYIDSKENRT
- a CDS encoding pseudouridine synthase; the encoded protein is MIDPIISIKEEVGTLSERLQVLISKEESGTRLDHFLSKKFTYHSRTVWQKEITEGRILVSSKTVKPGVSLKEGDLVSYHPIQKEEPPVRNDYKILYEDEFFVAIDKPGDLPVHPAGIYRKGNLLTFLKESGKFKDLFTIHRLDRETSGVILFAKNSEIASSLSKSFSLGNIQKYYITKVYGDFPKRKSAYGILKPDLSSKIRKKRTFVPLKFDFLKRNKKYLFDNSIMEKQEEISLTYFQKVEFDRRRESKFKFSKIEFQFQNTKNEKMGSVLLNQEDHSILLCRPITGRMHQIRATLFSLGFPLFGDKLYGKDEKVFLEFIEGKNPDLVVRLGMKRQALHSYAVCLNHPVTNKKMKITAPIPEDFL